One region of Thermoplasma sp. Kam2015 genomic DNA includes:
- a CDS encoding isochorismatase family protein, giving the protein MVEYDGADLDPGNSMIVLMNATLDNFKQIFSKLEFITSMNFIISAAKRYGIPMLAIERKFRQSRLSSYISRKYSQKLISLMSPSSYDDDYVRQFNDLDLIQSIEVYNEDIFSSEDVARIITESGKTTIVFTGFFTESDIYISAMESLLHDYYTFVVSDATSTISERTYFEALDLLSQHVEVIDSRDLMRYWEVI; this is encoded by the coding sequence ATGGTTGAATACGATGGTGCTGATCTCGATCCCGGGAATTCTATGATAGTGCTGATGAATGCAACACTTGATAACTTCAAGCAGATATTCAGCAAGCTTGAGTTCATCACCTCTATGAATTTCATAATTTCTGCTGCCAAAAGATACGGGATACCGATGTTGGCCATAGAGCGAAAGTTTCGACAGTCACGTTTGTCGTCGTACATAAGCAGAAAGTACAGTCAGAAACTCATAAGCCTCATGTCTCCATCGAGCTACGACGATGATTATGTAAGACAGTTCAACGATCTTGACCTGATCCAGAGCATAGAGGTGTACAATGAGGACATATTCTCGAGCGAAGACGTGGCCAGAATCATAACGGAATCTGGGAAGACGACGATCGTCTTCACCGGCTTCTTCACCGAATCTGATATATACATATCAGCCATGGAATCACTTCTTCATGACTATTACACATTCGTGGTTTCCGACGCAACGTCCACCATATCAGAGAGAACCTATTTCGAGGCCTTGGATCTGCTGTCCCAGCATGTAGAGGTGATAGACTCCAGGGATCTGATGAGGTACTGGGAGGTGATCTGA
- a CDS encoding mevalonate-3-phosphate 5-kinase, producing the protein MDSRILFIGGVPGVGKTSISGSIAREFGINIMLSGDYLREFLRPLMKSEQLIQKSVYDAWQPYGTMSQENIIRGYRDQAGLMMTGIEWMLRRAISNGEDLIVESLYFLPEMIPADVMGGIRMIYLYIEDEETHRKRLVERINYTHRNSPGTRLASHLYEYRTIMRYSIEKSSGYPVYMVDTSNYQAAKEEIIKKLKEDGF; encoded by the coding sequence ATGGACTCGCGTATACTGTTCATCGGCGGTGTACCTGGCGTAGGAAAGACGAGCATATCAGGATCGATCGCGAGGGAATTCGGTATAAACATAATGCTGTCCGGCGACTACCTCCGCGAATTCTTGAGGCCTCTCATGAAAAGCGAACAGCTCATACAGAAGAGCGTTTACGACGCCTGGCAGCCATATGGAACTATGTCCCAGGAGAACATAATAAGGGGATACAGGGATCAGGCTGGGCTGATGATGACAGGTATAGAATGGATGCTTCGTAGAGCCATATCCAACGGTGAGGATCTGATAGTTGAATCACTTTATTTTTTGCCAGAGATGATCCCCGCCGATGTTATGGGTGGAATACGTATGATATATCTGTACATAGAAGATGAGGAAACCCACAGGAAGAGACTTGTGGAACGTATAAATTACACACACAGAAACTCACCCGGAACGAGACTGGCCTCGCACCTTTACGAATACAGAACCATAATGAGATACAGCATCGAAAAGTCGTCCGGATATCCAGTCTATATGGTGGATACATCAAACTACCAGGCTGCAAAGGAAGAGATAATAAAGAAATTGAAAGAAGATGGCTTCTAA
- a CDS encoding PIN domain-containing protein — translation MASNIPNYVIVDTNVLIYAVQRRIRLEDAVLEIPGISTIVIPSCVMAELYGLSRRNVDAKVAYEYCRRFRIIEAPGKGDECIISAAKQTGAMVITNDKELAQRLIRSGLRAGMLSGKKIIF, via the coding sequence ATGGCTTCTAATATCCCGAACTATGTGATCGTTGATACAAACGTCCTCATATACGCGGTGCAGAGGAGGATAAGGCTTGAAGATGCCGTGTTGGAAATACCGGGCATAAGCACTATAGTCATACCATCATGCGTCATGGCTGAATTATACGGCCTGTCCAGAAGAAACGTGGATGCAAAGGTTGCTTATGAATACTGCAGGAGGTTCAGAATAATCGAAGCTCCTGGTAAGGGAGACGAGTGCATAATATCCGCAGCGAAGCAGACCGGCGCTATGGTCATAACAAATGATAAGGAGCTGGCTCAACGTCTGATTAGATCTGGCCTGAGAGCAGGAATGCTGTCAGGGAAAAAGATAATTTTTTGA
- a CDS encoding metal-dependent hydrolase, whose protein sequence is MTVRITWHGHACFSIEGKKNILIDPFIKDNPVAKVKVEDLNPDLILVTHGHYDHAADAVAIAKRTGSPILSVFELSEIFKESGIKTIDINPGGTVDFDGISVKATIATHSSSYDGRYAGNPVGYVIDMGRRIYHAGDTGYFKDMEIIGSVDRPEISLLPIGGHYTMDVDGAIEALKMLRSPIAIPMHYNTFDVIKADPIRFKNLAATIGTYVIIPEIEKPIDL, encoded by the coding sequence ATGACCGTGAGGATAACCTGGCATGGACATGCTTGTTTCTCCATAGAGGGGAAGAAGAATATTCTGATAGATCCGTTCATAAAGGACAATCCCGTGGCAAAGGTCAAGGTGGAGGATCTCAATCCAGATCTCATACTCGTAACGCATGGCCATTATGATCATGCGGCCGACGCTGTTGCCATAGCCAAGAGAACAGGTTCACCTATACTGAGCGTGTTCGAACTGTCTGAGATATTCAAGGAGTCCGGCATCAAAACCATAGATATCAATCCTGGCGGGACAGTGGACTTCGATGGAATTTCGGTGAAGGCAACTATAGCAACGCATTCATCCAGCTATGATGGTAGATATGCAGGAAATCCAGTGGGCTACGTGATCGATATGGGCAGACGCATATATCATGCTGGAGACACTGGATACTTCAAGGACATGGAGATAATAGGTTCAGTAGATAGGCCGGAGATATCGCTGTTACCCATAGGTGGCCATTACACCATGGACGTTGATGGGGCTATCGAGGCTCTTAAGATGCTGAGATCGCCCATAGCCATACCAATGCATTACAATACATTCGATGTGATCAAAGCCGATCCGATCAGATTCAAGAACCTTGCCGCGACTATAGGCACATACGTGATAATACCGGAGATAGAGAAACCAATAGATCTGTAA
- a CDS encoding pyridoxal phosphate-dependent aminotransferase, with the protein MKQSIIGRNVVDDISFGAIVKIRDQLLEMQRNGKKVYRLESGDPSFSLPPHVKEAIKQAIENNKTHYTDSTGIPELRRAIAEKLVKKNGIKNATPENVIVSNGGMNALYVTFRSLISPGDEVIIPDPMWTEIAEIIKLAEGVPVRVPVENYTENLLKYEDDERIKAVFINSPHNPTGLVFTPKQIDDIISFAESKGIFIVSDEAYEDVIFDGRKHVSPASKYDDTISLFSMSKTYAMSGLRIGYAHTNNDLLYERMKKLLRCTINGVNSATQYGAVAALTGPQEFVGQMRDEYQKRRDIIYNAVLKSPYLEPIKPGGTFYLWCRIKKFPEGVKDSWDMTYYLLDKTGVGSSPGPVFGPAGEGYIRFAFSADTEQIKEASELLEKFH; encoded by the coding sequence ATGAAACAATCAATCATAGGCAGGAACGTGGTAGACGATATTTCCTTCGGGGCAATCGTCAAGATAAGGGATCAGCTTCTTGAGATGCAGAGGAACGGTAAGAAGGTCTACAGGCTGGAATCCGGAGATCCGTCTTTTTCCCTTCCGCCCCATGTCAAAGAAGCCATAAAACAGGCCATAGAGAACAACAAGACTCATTACACTGATTCCACTGGAATACCAGAACTGCGAAGGGCCATTGCTGAGAAACTAGTAAAGAAGAACGGCATTAAGAATGCGACACCTGAAAATGTCATAGTCTCCAACGGCGGAATGAATGCCCTCTACGTAACGTTCAGATCACTCATCAGTCCAGGCGACGAGGTCATCATTCCGGATCCCATGTGGACTGAGATAGCTGAGATAATAAAGCTCGCGGAAGGCGTTCCAGTGAGGGTTCCTGTTGAGAACTATACCGAGAATCTGCTGAAGTACGAGGATGACGAAAGGATCAAGGCTGTATTCATAAACAGCCCGCACAACCCAACAGGTCTGGTATTCACGCCCAAGCAGATCGACGATATCATATCATTCGCTGAGTCCAAGGGGATATTCATCGTTAGTGATGAGGCCTATGAGGACGTGATATTTGACGGAAGAAAGCATGTGAGCCCTGCATCAAAGTACGATGATACCATATCGCTCTTCTCCATGTCAAAGACTTATGCAATGAGCGGCCTCAGAATCGGCTATGCACACACAAACAACGATCTGCTATACGAGAGGATGAAGAAGTTGCTTAGATGCACGATTAACGGTGTAAACTCGGCAACTCAGTACGGCGCCGTTGCGGCTTTAACAGGACCGCAGGAGTTTGTAGGCCAGATGAGGGATGAGTATCAAAAGCGTCGCGATATCATATACAATGCAGTGCTGAAATCACCATATCTCGAACCCATAAAACCAGGCGGAACCTTCTACCTGTGGTGCAGGATAAAGAAGTTTCCAGAGGGTGTCAAAGATTCATGGGATATGACCTACTATCTTCTGGATAAGACCGGAGTGGGATCATCTCCTGGCCCCGTCTTCGGACCTGCAGGAGAGGGATACATAAGATTCGCATTCAGCGCAGATACAGAACAGATAAAAGAAGCATCGGAACTTCTGGAGAAGTTCCATTGA
- a CDS encoding 2-oxoacid:ferredoxin oxidoreductase subunit beta → MVHNFRNDITVDWCPGCGDFGILTALTSALQELNLGAHDVAVISGIGCSGKTPHYVNAAGAHTLHGRAIPVAVGVKLTNPKLKVIVTGGDGDLMSIGAGHLVAEGRRNSGITVLMYDNAVYGLTKGQAAPTLKLGVQTKSLARPNIYDAINPIMLAISTGYSFVARGFSFEIAHLKNIIKQAVMFPGSAFIDILQPCPTYNNINTMDWYKKRVYKLDDDKSWDPVVTENDPKAEEKYNRAIEKSFEWGDRIPIGIFYVNKKIPPFTERLKQYVDNYENVPPAAQDVKTPDGRPILDPFETFKDKIIV, encoded by the coding sequence ATGGTTCATAATTTTAGAAATGATATAACGGTTGATTGGTGCCCGGGATGCGGAGATTTTGGTATATTGACCGCATTGACGTCGGCACTGCAGGAATTGAATCTGGGCGCTCACGATGTTGCTGTGATATCTGGTATAGGGTGCTCTGGAAAGACACCGCATTACGTCAACGCAGCTGGTGCACACACGCTCCATGGCAGGGCAATACCTGTTGCCGTAGGTGTTAAGCTGACGAACCCCAAGCTGAAGGTCATCGTAACGGGTGGTGACGGCGATCTGATGAGCATCGGAGCGGGCCATCTGGTTGCTGAAGGAAGGAGGAACAGTGGTATAACGGTTCTGATGTACGATAACGCCGTATACGGTCTGACGAAGGGGCAGGCCGCACCCACATTGAAGCTTGGCGTTCAGACGAAGAGCCTCGCAAGGCCGAACATATACGATGCCATTAACCCGATCATGCTGGCCATTTCAACTGGATACTCGTTTGTTGCCCGTGGATTCAGCTTTGAGATCGCGCACCTGAAGAACATAATAAAGCAGGCCGTCATGTTTCCTGGATCTGCCTTTATCGACATTCTGCAGCCCTGCCCAACCTACAACAACATAAACACGATGGACTGGTACAAGAAGAGGGTCTACAAACTTGACGACGACAAGTCGTGGGATCCTGTCGTGACCGAGAACGATCCAAAGGCCGAAGAGAAGTACAACAGAGCCATAGAGAAATCCTTCGAATGGGGCGATCGTATACCCATCGGTATCTTCTATGTGAATAAGAAGATCCCACCGTTCACAGAGAGACTGAAGCAGTACGTTGACAACTACGAAAATGTCCCCCCAGCAGCGCAGGATGTCAAGACGCCGGATGGAAGACCCATACTGGATCCATTCGAAACCTTCAAGGACAAGATAATTGTCTGA
- a CDS encoding 2-oxoacid:ferredoxin oxidoreductase subunit alpha, producing the protein MDFNILIGGPQGGGIDTAANLVGKAVATSGYGVLSVREYHSNIKGRHSYTHMRVMEKQPRSLKYPVNIFVALDPDTIFEHLDDVSEVSTVLYDKTTEDYDLQAARMIMRDTSAKIRRILTENGFETTIRGALEYMKKRGAHLLPIPFSDIATEAVPDGTPSRYYNTIGAAITLAIIGIDRKFADDAISYIFKGKQQVIEENVKVVDASYKFAQDSKVAGKTLPALPTPRKLLLTGNDASALGKLLGGLRFQTYYPITPASDESTTIEEHQNIKWLANEAKSLKKGGVVIVQTEDELSAINMAIGGALTGVRSATATSGPGFSLMAEGLSFAGMDEVPLVVTFYERGGPSTGLPTRNGQSDLLFALNAGHGEYPRIVFSSGTVDECIYDAAKALNYAAKYQLPVIHLIDKNLANTLDLISKIDLDNIKIETVKLAKEGDDVKRYDLNTENGVSPYTTMGRNIFWMTGDEHDELGHVTEDSDIRDRMMEKRFKKLETADKEIPLEEKAVLIGDKEADVTFVTWGSQKGPILDVIEDLKEEGISANLLYLKMFSPFPAEFVKDVISKARLVIDVESNYTAQAAQMIKLYTGIDIKNKILKYNGRHMTEDEILKSAKEILNKESLMVVLEDGS; encoded by the coding sequence ATGGATTTCAATATACTCATAGGCGGTCCGCAAGGAGGCGGTATAGATACAGCCGCTAACCTTGTTGGAAAAGCAGTTGCAACTTCTGGATACGGTGTTCTCAGCGTTAGAGAATACCACTCAAATATAAAGGGGCGCCACAGTTATACCCATATGAGGGTGATGGAAAAGCAGCCGAGGTCTCTAAAGTACCCTGTGAATATTTTTGTCGCACTTGATCCTGACACGATATTCGAGCACCTAGATGACGTATCTGAGGTGTCCACCGTTCTCTATGATAAGACAACCGAAGATTACGATCTGCAGGCTGCTAGAATGATAATGAGAGATACCTCTGCCAAGATCAGGAGAATACTAACGGAGAATGGATTCGAGACCACCATAAGGGGGGCTCTAGAATACATGAAGAAGCGCGGTGCGCATCTGCTACCCATACCATTCTCTGATATTGCAACCGAGGCAGTTCCGGATGGAACTCCGAGCAGATATTACAACACCATTGGAGCAGCCATAACACTGGCCATAATAGGAATAGACAGAAAATTCGCTGATGATGCGATATCCTATATATTCAAGGGCAAGCAGCAGGTTATCGAGGAGAATGTAAAGGTGGTTGATGCTTCTTACAAGTTCGCTCAGGACAGCAAGGTTGCGGGTAAGACACTCCCCGCTTTGCCTACACCGAGGAAGCTGTTGCTCACCGGGAATGATGCATCCGCACTGGGCAAACTTCTGGGTGGGTTGAGATTTCAGACATACTACCCGATAACGCCTGCAAGCGATGAGAGTACAACGATAGAGGAACATCAGAATATAAAGTGGCTGGCAAACGAGGCTAAGAGTCTTAAGAAGGGCGGTGTTGTCATAGTTCAGACAGAAGATGAGCTATCCGCAATAAACATGGCCATAGGCGGTGCATTAACAGGTGTTAGATCCGCTACTGCAACCAGTGGCCCTGGTTTTTCACTGATGGCTGAGGGTCTGTCATTCGCCGGTATGGATGAGGTACCGCTAGTCGTCACATTCTATGAGAGGGGCGGGCCGAGCACAGGTCTTCCGACTAGGAACGGCCAATCCGATCTGCTCTTTGCTCTGAATGCTGGACATGGCGAATATCCGAGGATAGTGTTCTCCTCAGGAACGGTTGATGAATGCATATACGACGCTGCAAAGGCCCTTAACTATGCAGCAAAATATCAGCTCCCGGTTATACACCTTATAGATAAGAATCTGGCCAATACGCTAGATCTGATATCAAAGATTGACCTTGACAATATAAAGATAGAAACGGTAAAGCTCGCGAAGGAGGGTGACGATGTCAAGCGTTACGATCTCAATACGGAAAACGGCGTTTCTCCATACACAACCATGGGGAGAAACATATTCTGGATGACCGGAGATGAACACGACGAACTTGGACATGTCACCGAAGATTCGGACATCAGAGATAGGATGATGGAGAAGAGATTCAAGAAGCTGGAAACGGCGGACAAGGAGATCCCGCTGGAGGAAAAGGCAGTTTTAATAGGAGATAAGGAAGCCGATGTAACGTTCGTCACATGGGGAAGCCAGAAGGGACCGATACTCGATGTTATCGAAGATCTGAAGGAAGAGGGTATCTCTGCCAATCTCCTCTACCTCAAGATGTTCTCGCCATTCCCAGCAGAATTTGTTAAGGATGTTATAAGCAAGGCAAGACTTGTTATCGATGTGGAGAGCAATTACACTGCTCAGGCAGCACAGATGATCAAACTCTACACTGGCATCGATATCAAGAACAAGATACTGAAGTACAACGGCAGGCATATGACAGAGGATGAGATCCTGAAGTCTGCAAAGGAGATATTGAATAAGGAAAGTTTGATGGTGGTGCTTGAAGATGGTTCATAA
- a CDS encoding nicotinamide-nucleotide adenylyltransferase, whose protein sequence is METRSEKRAFLIGRFQPFHKGHLEIVRRILSENDSIIIGIGSAQYSHTVINPFTAGERHLMISRTLEKEHIYNYYLVPIEDVNANSLWVSHVEALTPKFDIVYTNNPLVRRLFMERRYEVRSLPMVNRKEWTGTKIREKMIAGQPWEEDVPDPVVEVIHEIDGISRIRQLSTTDEDITQ, encoded by the coding sequence ATGGAAACCAGATCTGAAAAGAGGGCCTTTCTGATTGGAAGGTTTCAGCCATTTCACAAGGGACATCTCGAGATAGTTAGGCGCATATTAAGCGAGAACGATTCCATTATTATAGGTATAGGTTCGGCGCAGTATTCGCACACGGTGATCAATCCATTCACCGCAGGAGAGCGCCATCTGATGATATCCAGAACACTCGAAAAAGAGCATATTTACAATTATTACCTGGTGCCCATAGAGGATGTGAATGCCAACTCTCTTTGGGTCTCTCATGTTGAGGCACTTACTCCAAAATTCGACATAGTCTATACCAATAACCCGCTGGTCAGAAGGCTTTTCATGGAGAGAAGATATGAGGTACGTTCGCTACCGATGGTGAACAGAAAGGAGTGGACGGGCACAAAGATAAGAGAAAAGATGATCGCAGGCCAACCATGGGAAGAGGATGTTCCTGATCCGGTTGTCGAGGTGATCCACGAGATAGACGGTATCTCCAGGATAAGACAACTTTCCACGACGGACGAGGATATCACGCAGTGA
- a CDS encoding MFS transporter, with protein MEANSNAKATKVPGRSVMTSLSAMGYFLDGYDLSVISVFTLVLVTYKIFKYTAFTESFVTGSALLGAFVGAVLFGHYADRIGRRYLYIFDLIFFAIFAILTALATNIYEMIAFRFFVGLGVGADYALSPVYTTEMYPNRQRGGGYGWVWTFWSLGAATAFIIGYAFYLVDPLTGWRWTLGLGAIPAIIVVVMRMKMPESIRWKAADKSVSEQEIRDVADSIGIKKEEMDSILAERNRESRIRSGSLRSLFKGEYGKRTLIVWIQWILYDIAGYGIGLYSPLILKELGVVGSYTLLYSFVFYMPIGFMGAFGAVMLNDRVGRRPLQILGFGSMALAMLLFFFAASGRGQIFLAIGILAFIIDYALGNLGPGNTMGLYAIELLPTKLRSSSMGSATGITRIVSFLSAFLFPYLSKSTVLGKEGFFFVLFVVMLLALFFTIFFTPETKGLSLEEITVAKYRHEGWKPVLALDDSKK; from the coding sequence ATGGAAGCGAATTCAAATGCAAAGGCAACAAAGGTGCCAGGAAGGTCTGTAATGACCTCGCTCTCCGCGATGGGATATTTTCTTGATGGTTACGACCTAAGCGTGATATCCGTTTTCACGCTGGTTCTGGTGACCTACAAGATCTTCAAGTACACGGCGTTCACAGAGTCGTTTGTCACTGGATCTGCTCTGCTGGGAGCTTTTGTCGGTGCGGTGCTATTTGGGCACTATGCAGACAGGATCGGCAGAAGATACCTGTACATATTCGATCTGATATTTTTCGCGATCTTTGCAATTCTGACAGCTCTCGCCACGAATATATATGAGATGATCGCGTTCAGGTTCTTTGTCGGTCTGGGTGTGGGTGCTGATTATGCCCTCAGTCCTGTCTACACAACAGAGATGTATCCCAATAGACAGAGAGGCGGAGGCTATGGCTGGGTCTGGACTTTCTGGAGCCTAGGCGCAGCCACGGCATTCATAATCGGATACGCCTTCTATCTTGTCGATCCGTTGACAGGATGGCGCTGGACGCTTGGTCTTGGTGCAATCCCTGCCATCATAGTTGTGGTCATGAGGATGAAAATGCCAGAATCCATAAGATGGAAGGCTGCAGATAAAAGCGTATCTGAACAGGAAATAAGAGACGTTGCAGACAGCATAGGCATTAAGAAGGAGGAGATGGACAGCATACTGGCGGAGAGGAATAGGGAATCCAGAATCCGATCAGGTTCGCTGAGATCTCTCTTCAAGGGTGAATACGGCAAGAGAACGTTGATAGTCTGGATTCAGTGGATCCTGTATGACATAGCCGGATACGGCATAGGCCTGTACTCTCCACTCATCCTGAAGGAACTGGGCGTCGTTGGTTCCTATACGCTCCTCTATTCATTCGTATTCTACATGCCCATAGGCTTCATGGGCGCGTTCGGTGCAGTAATGCTGAATGACCGTGTGGGCAGAAGGCCGCTGCAGATACTCGGCTTCGGATCCATGGCTCTTGCCATGCTGCTGTTTTTCTTTGCCGCAAGCGGAAGAGGGCAAATATTCCTAGCCATAGGCATACTCGCGTTCATAATAGACTATGCACTTGGAAACCTTGGACCTGGAAATACCATGGGCCTCTATGCCATAGAGCTGCTTCCGACCAAGCTGAGGAGCTCGTCCATGGGCAGCGCCACAGGTATAACAAGGATAGTTTCGTTCCTCTCGGCGTTCCTCTTTCCATATCTGTCAAAATCGACCGTTCTTGGAAAGGAGGGTTTCTTCTTTGTCCTCTTTGTGGTGATGCTGCTGGCACTGTTCTTCACCATATTCTTCACACCTGAAACCAAGGGTCTCAGCCTTGAGGAGATAACCGTAGCAAAGTACAGACACGAAGGATGGAAACCGGTACTTGCACTTGACGATTCCAAAAAATAA